In Hydrogenovibrio thermophilus, the following are encoded in one genomic region:
- a CDS encoding 50S ribosomal protein L25/general stress protein Ctc, giving the protein MSQVWTAELRTEEGKGASRRLRHAGKVPAIIYGGEQEAKSIALESRVVEHALNDIDLYNTVLTIEGAGDAESCVIKDLQRHPATGFVSHIDFQRASDSSRIVKRVPLKFVGQASAPGVKMGGLMSFMQSSVEVSCLTKDLPTAIEVDVSGLEAGTNLRLSQLALPEGVKLTALAHGNTDYDQAVVGIGKVKR; this is encoded by the coding sequence ATGAGTCAAGTATGGACTGCAGAACTTCGTACTGAAGAAGGGAAAGGTGCGAGCCGCCGCCTTCGTCATGCGGGGAAAGTACCTGCCATCATTTATGGTGGGGAACAGGAAGCGAAGTCAATCGCATTGGAAAGCCGTGTTGTTGAACACGCTTTGAACGACATTGATTTGTACAACACGGTTTTGACCATCGAAGGTGCCGGTGACGCTGAAAGTTGCGTTATCAAAGACCTGCAACGTCATCCTGCGACTGGATTTGTCTCTCACATCGACTTTCAACGTGCGTCGGATTCTTCTCGCATCGTTAAGCGTGTACCATTGAAGTTTGTTGGTCAAGCGTCTGCACCGGGTGTGAAAATGGGTGGTTTGATGTCATTCATGCAATCCAGCGTTGAAGTGTCTTGTTTGACAAAAGATCTTCCTACGGCCATCGAAGTCGACGTTTCCGGTTTGGAAGCCGGGACAAACTTGCGTTTGTCTCAATTGGCGTTGCCTGAAGGTGTGAAGCTAACCGCTTTGGCACACGGTAACACGGACTATGACCAAGCGGTTGTTGGTATCGGTAAAGTAAAACGTTAA
- a CDS encoding ribose-phosphate pyrophosphokinase encodes MAYKNVRLFAGNANVSLAENISSSIDIPLGKADVGRFSDGEIMVQINESVRGKDVYVLQPTCTPEPAVNLMELLVMIDALKRASAKRITAVVPYYGFARQDRRPHSARVPITARLAADMITVAGADRLITVDLHADQIQGFFDIPVDNIYGSPTLVDDMRASGHIAADNMMVVSPDMGGVVRARAVAKALGCDMAIIDKRRPKANVAQIMNIIGDVEGRDCILVDDMVDTAGTLCKAAQALKDHGAKSVTAYVVHAVLSGPAVENINNSCLTELVVTDTIPLSAAGMASEKVRRVSIAPVLGETIRRVHQEESVSELMPIR; translated from the coding sequence ATGGCTTACAAAAATGTCCGATTATTTGCCGGAAACGCAAATGTTAGCCTAGCCGAGAACATCTCCTCCTCTATCGACATTCCCCTTGGAAAAGCAGACGTTGGTCGTTTCAGCGACGGCGAAATCATGGTTCAAATCAATGAATCCGTGCGCGGTAAAGATGTCTATGTCTTGCAACCGACTTGCACGCCGGAGCCTGCCGTCAACCTGATGGAGCTGCTGGTGATGATCGATGCCCTGAAACGCGCCTCCGCCAAACGTATCACTGCTGTGGTGCCGTATTACGGTTTTGCGCGTCAGGATCGTCGTCCGCACTCGGCCCGTGTTCCGATTACCGCGCGTTTGGCGGCGGACATGATTACCGTGGCGGGCGCCGACCGTTTGATTACGGTCGACTTGCATGCTGACCAGATTCAAGGCTTTTTCGACATTCCGGTGGACAACATTTACGGTTCGCCAACGTTGGTCGACGATATGCGCGCTTCCGGACACATCGCCGCCGACAATATGATGGTGGTGTCGCCGGACATGGGCGGTGTGGTTCGTGCCCGTGCCGTGGCGAAAGCGTTGGGCTGCGACATGGCGATTATCGATAAACGTCGCCCGAAAGCCAATGTCGCGCAAATCATGAACATCATCGGTGACGTCGAAGGGCGTGACTGTATTCTGGTGGACGACATGGTCGATACCGCCGGTACCTTGTGTAAAGCCGCGCAGGCTTTGAAAGATCACGGGGCCAAGAGTGTGACCGCTTATGTGGTGCATGCGGTTTTGTCCGGCCCGGCGGTTGAAAACATCAATAACTCCTGCCTGACCGAGTTGGTGGTGACGGATACCATTCCGTTGTCCGCCGCCGGCATGGCGTCTGAAAAGGTCCGCCGCGTCAGTATCGCTCCGGTGCTGGGTGAAACCATCCGACGCGTGCATCAGGAAGAATCTGTTTCTGAATTGATGCCGATTCGCTAA
- a CDS encoding OmpA/MotB family protein — MSKRKRHEECPEEGGAWEIALADLMTTLMVFFLVMWLTSIVDPSKRKAFVDALIGEGAGGENISAEETNMQSVTPIESLKPPISTQEIEEAMSKVDPKDIDVEDTPEYTKITLRSDSFFESGRATINDKTREQLEKLGETLAGRGQKLSITGYTDSIPIENLQFPSNWELSAARAATVARTFIYMGVDPALITIEGKADNDPVAPNSTPYGRSLNRRVIILVNKQAEKQDTPTNKPAFDLRNRQ, encoded by the coding sequence ATGTCTAAACGCAAACGTCACGAAGAGTGTCCGGAAGAGGGCGGGGCCTGGGAAATCGCCCTGGCCGATTTGATGACCACCTTGATGGTTTTCTTCTTGGTGATGTGGCTGACGTCGATTGTCGACCCAAGCAAACGAAAGGCATTTGTCGATGCTTTGATTGGCGAAGGGGCCGGCGGGGAAAATATTTCCGCCGAAGAAACCAATATGCAGAGTGTGACGCCGATCGAAAGCCTGAAACCGCCAATCAGTACTCAGGAAATTGAAGAAGCGATGTCCAAGGTCGACCCGAAAGACATTGATGTCGAAGACACGCCGGAATACACCAAAATCACCTTGAGATCGGATAGCTTCTTTGAAAGTGGGCGTGCCACCATCAATGACAAAACGCGCGAGCAATTGGAAAAGCTGGGGGAGACCTTGGCGGGTCGCGGTCAGAAGTTGAGCATTACCGGTTATACCGACAGTATTCCGATTGAGAACCTGCAATTCCCATCCAACTGGGAACTTTCTGCCGCTCGGGCGGCGACGGTTGCCAGGACCTTCATCTATATGGGGGTGGATCCGGCCTTGATTACCATTGAAGGGAAAGCCGATAACGATCCGGTCGCGCCGAATTCAACCCCTTACGGCCGTTCCTTGAATCGTCGCGTCATTATTCTGGTGAACAAGCAGGCGGAAAAACAAGATACGCCGACCAATAAACCGGCATTCGATTTACGTAATCGACAGTGA
- the prmC gene encoding peptide chain release factor N(5)-glutamine methyltransferase, producing MTALTIAQALSNAKQMLSTSGSDSIDLDAELLLANAIGRNRTYLYTWPEALLTETQSQQFFDDVTQRQAGTPVAHILQTREFWGLPFKVTEATLIPRPDTEILVETALEKLTAGTPETDQAWSVLDLGTGSGAIACALASSGPNCRVTAVDFSPQALAVAKENAQRLDLDIRFCSGSWFEPLAGERFELIVSNPPYIREDDPHLSQGDVRFEPLTALTSGETGLDDITQILQQAGRHLKPNGWLMFEHGYDQADAVQTLFRQYGFESIETRRDYGGQPRVTFGQWPKTAANETC from the coding sequence ATGACGGCCCTGACCATTGCACAAGCCCTGTCAAACGCCAAACAAATGCTCAGCACCAGCGGTTCCGACTCCATCGACCTGGATGCGGAACTGCTGCTGGCGAATGCCATCGGCCGTAACCGCACCTATCTATACACCTGGCCGGAAGCGCTTCTGACCGAGACTCAAAGCCAACAATTTTTCGACGACGTGACCCAACGTCAAGCGGGCACGCCAGTCGCCCACATTCTGCAAACCCGCGAATTCTGGGGACTGCCTTTCAAAGTCACCGAAGCCACCTTAATTCCCCGCCCCGACACCGAGATACTGGTCGAAACCGCTTTGGAAAAATTAACGGCAGGGACCCCGGAAACCGACCAGGCCTGGTCGGTTTTGGATTTGGGCACCGGTTCCGGCGCAATCGCCTGCGCCCTGGCTTCCAGCGGCCCGAATTGTCGCGTCACCGCCGTTGACTTCAGCCCCCAGGCCTTGGCCGTCGCCAAAGAAAATGCTCAACGTCTCGACCTTGACATTCGTTTTTGCTCAGGCAGCTGGTTCGAACCTCTGGCCGGGGAACGCTTTGAACTAATCGTTTCCAACCCGCCTTACATTCGTGAGGACGACCCGCATCTTTCCCAAGGCGATGTGCGTTTCGAACCCTTGACGGCGCTCACCTCCGGGGAGACTGGACTGGACGACATCACCCAGATTCTGCAACAGGCGGGCCGGCACCTGAAGCCAAACGGCTGGCTCATGTTTGAACACGGTTACGACCAGGCCGATGCCGTACAGACCTTATTCCGCCAATATGGTTTTGAATCCATCGAAACCCGCCGCGACTACGGCGGTCAACCGCGCGTGACCTTCGGTCAATGGCCGAAAACAGCCGCCAACGAAACTTGTTAA
- the prfA gene encoding peptide chain release factor 1 codes for MKDSIRSKLENLVERLDEVNHLLSDPEIIGNQDKFRQLTKEHSQLTPVVETFNRFIENDADLQEAKDMIKSGDPDLKEMGQEELPGLEKTQETLETELQKMLLPKDPNDDANIFLEIRAGTGGDEAAIFAGDLFRMYSRYAENMRWQVEIINAQEGEHGGYKEIIARIIGDGAYSRLKFESGAHRVQRVPATETQGRVHTSAATVVIMAEAPDVEQIELNPADLKVDTFRASGAGGQHVNKTDSAIRITHLPTGTVVECQDERSQHKNRARAMSLLAARIMDERQRAHDKEIAQERKSLVGSGDRSERIRTYNYPQGRVTDHRVNLTLYKLDEVMQGGLEQVIDPLINEYQAEQLAALSDDA; via the coding sequence ATGAAAGATTCCATACGCAGCAAACTCGAAAACCTGGTTGAACGCCTCGACGAAGTCAACCACCTGTTGTCCGACCCGGAAATCATCGGCAACCAGGATAAGTTCCGCCAGCTGACCAAAGAACATTCCCAACTCACTCCCGTGGTCGAAACCTTCAACCGGTTCATCGAAAACGATGCCGACTTGCAAGAAGCCAAAGACATGATCAAGTCCGGCGATCCCGACCTGAAAGAAATGGGACAGGAAGAACTGCCAGGCCTGGAGAAAACTCAGGAAACCCTGGAAACCGAACTGCAAAAAATGCTGCTGCCGAAGGACCCGAACGACGACGCCAATATCTTTTTGGAAATCCGAGCCGGCACCGGCGGTGACGAAGCGGCGATTTTCGCCGGCGACCTCTTCCGCATGTACAGCCGTTATGCCGAAAACATGCGCTGGCAAGTGGAAATCATCAATGCCCAGGAAGGCGAGCACGGCGGTTATAAGGAAATCATCGCCCGCATCATCGGCGACGGCGCCTATTCGCGCCTGAAGTTCGAGTCCGGCGCTCACCGCGTGCAACGGGTACCCGCGACCGAAACCCAGGGGCGCGTCCACACCTCCGCTGCCACCGTGGTCATCATGGCCGAAGCACCGGACGTGGAACAAATCGAACTGAACCCGGCCGACTTGAAAGTGGATACCTTCCGCGCCTCCGGCGCAGGTGGTCAGCACGTCAACAAAACCGACTCCGCCATCCGCATCACCCACTTGCCCACCGGCACGGTGGTGGAGTGCCAGGACGAACGCTCGCAACATAAAAACCGCGCCCGAGCCATGTCGTTACTGGCCGCGCGCATCATGGACGAACGTCAGCGCGCCCACGACAAGGAAATCGCCCAGGAACGTAAAAGCCTGGTCGGCAGCGGCGACCGTTCCGAGCGTATCCGCACCTACAACTACCCGCAAGGCCGAGTGACGGATCACCGCGTCAACCTCACGCTGTATAAACTGGACGAAGTCATGCAAGGCGGTTTGGAACAGGTCATCGACCCGCTGATTAATGAATATCAGGCGGAACAGCTCGCCGCGCTCAGCGACGACGCCTAA
- the hemA gene encoding glutamyl-tRNA reductase: MKLLVLGVNHETAPVDIREKVSFSPDEVQDALAELRAEGLANESVILSTCNRTEIYTTLKADTPQCLRDWLHNYFQLEPQSIDDFLYEYADLDAIKHMMRVSSGLNSLVLGEPQILGQIKDAYNLAHKSETVHQTLDSLFQYVFKTAKQVRTDTAIGSSPVSVAFSAVALSKQFFGDLSQQTALLIGAGETTELVARHLKESRIGKLIIANRTLSKAHQLTESLGGYAISLSEITDHLHEADMIITSTASPEPILKKDMVGAALKQRRNKPIFMVDIAVPRDIEPSVGDFSDTYLYTVDDLQEIIEENKRSRKDAALEAEEIVELQAESFMMQYQATQQVSPIIQSYRNHAHGLKDQVLSEALHHLEHGGDPKELMTKLANQLTNKILHTPTSNLHQAGLNGQKEVVDAAAQILLSEQSDDSNSSTRA, from the coding sequence ATGAAACTATTAGTCTTAGGCGTGAACCATGAAACGGCGCCTGTTGATATTCGTGAAAAAGTCTCTTTTTCACCCGACGAAGTGCAGGACGCACTGGCTGAGTTGAGAGCCGAGGGTCTTGCCAATGAAAGCGTGATTCTTTCGACCTGCAATCGCACCGAGATCTACACCACGTTAAAAGCCGACACGCCTCAATGCCTGCGCGACTGGTTACACAACTACTTCCAACTCGAGCCGCAAAGCATCGACGACTTCCTTTACGAATACGCCGACCTGGATGCCATCAAACACATGATGCGTGTTTCCAGCGGGCTGAATTCACTGGTTCTCGGCGAGCCGCAGATTCTCGGCCAAATCAAAGACGCCTATAATCTGGCGCACAAATCCGAAACCGTGCATCAGACACTCGACAGTCTGTTCCAGTATGTATTCAAAACCGCCAAACAAGTGCGCACCGACACCGCCATCGGTTCCAGCCCGGTCTCGGTTGCCTTTTCCGCGGTGGCACTGTCGAAACAATTCTTCGGCGACTTGTCGCAGCAAACCGCGTTATTGATCGGCGCCGGTGAAACCACCGAACTGGTGGCGCGCCACCTCAAGGAAAGCCGCATCGGCAAACTGATCATCGCCAACCGCACGCTTAGCAAAGCGCATCAGTTGACCGAAAGCCTAGGCGGTTACGCCATCAGCCTGTCGGAAATCACCGACCACTTGCATGAAGCCGACATGATCATCACCTCCACCGCCAGCCCGGAACCGATTTTGAAGAAGGACATGGTCGGTGCCGCCCTCAAACAGCGCCGCAACAAACCGATTTTCATGGTCGACATTGCCGTTCCACGCGACATCGAACCTTCCGTGGGCGACTTCAGCGACACCTATCTGTATACGGTCGACGACCTGCAAGAAATCATCGAAGAGAACAAACGTTCCCGTAAAGACGCCGCACTGGAAGCGGAAGAAATCGTCGAACTGCAAGCCGAAAGCTTCATGATGCAATATCAGGCCACCCAACAGGTCAGCCCGATTATCCAATCCTATCGCAACCATGCCCACGGTTTGAAAGACCAAGTCCTGTCCGAAGCCCTGCACCACTTGGAACACGGCGGCGACCCGAAAGAACTGATGACCAAATTGGCCAACCAATTGACCAACAAAATTCTGCACACGCCCACCAGCAACTTACACCAAGCCGGCCTGAACGGCCAAAAAGAAGTGGTGGACGCTGCGGCTCAAATCCTGTTGTCCGAACAATCCGACGATTCCAACTCCAGCACCCGCGCTTAG
- the pth gene encoding aminoacyl-tRNA hydrolase — translation MSSVKLIVGLGNPGQQYVQTRHNAGFWFVEDVARQYGVQFRPETKFLGEAARVQSSGFDVWLLKPMTYMNRSGQSIQALAKFYKIAPEEILVVHDELDLEPGVARLKKGGGHGGHNGLRDTIAALGTKEFQRLRLGIGHPGDSKQVVDYVLKAPSKSEQAAIETAIDEAGRVLPEVLGGEMEKAMNRLHTAT, via the coding sequence ATGTCATCTGTAAAGCTCATTGTTGGTCTTGGTAATCCGGGACAGCAGTACGTACAGACCCGACATAATGCGGGTTTTTGGTTTGTGGAGGACGTTGCCCGTCAATACGGTGTGCAATTTCGTCCAGAAACCAAATTTTTAGGCGAAGCGGCTCGTGTGCAATCGTCCGGATTCGATGTCTGGTTGTTGAAACCGATGACCTACATGAATCGCAGTGGTCAATCCATTCAGGCCCTGGCCAAGTTCTACAAAATCGCTCCGGAAGAAATTCTGGTGGTGCATGACGAGTTGGATTTGGAACCGGGCGTGGCGCGCTTGAAAAAAGGTGGCGGCCACGGTGGGCATAACGGCTTGCGCGACACCATTGCCGCGCTGGGCACAAAAGAGTTTCAGCGTTTGCGCTTGGGAATCGGCCACCCCGGAGACAGCAAACAAGTCGTGGATTACGTGCTCAAGGCACCGTCGAAATCCGAGCAGGCCGCTATCGAAACGGCCATTGACGAAGCCGGGCGGGTCCTGCCGGAAGTGTTGGGCGGTGAGATGGAAAAAGCCATGAATCGGTTGCACA
- a CDS encoding tetratricopeptide repeat protein has product MPSLIHKTIRKSWVWGVCLAGVFQLTACSQFPKEEATTPESTPVEQPTEETAQTPEAETEVPPVKVPSAEMEPETMYKIMVGEMLVQKGQRASAFGVLYPVAKKTRDPGLAERVFQLSMATYDLNAIQEAAKLWRDVSPDKVMAWKASYLISVREGKVGEALEFWQRYRTLSDVSLEQDLIATAIRVTQAAQPTYGLEFLSGLKDLYPDEPAAVFGLGSAAEGYRVYDVAISNLEDASERYKKRWKQNEDDFTAEKLYRESNHLLANAYLKSNQALLGLKRLSPYINENTDDWLMQERFARLEVKAGYFDEAEKRYLRIVENEPKAYTSKLSVALLRLERDDYAGADTLLKDLQGIPQYRSTANYYLGLSAQEQGQLEDAISYYKRINTSDYLVDAKLHIAEIEFSKIGLERTIENLEAIQSDQPEDQVKILRGKAIFYNIAGEKQKAIDEYQQAIDIDDQRADLYLMQSMLYYDLKQFDAYEENLEKALAINPNDVDALNALGYFFVEQGRDLDRAQQLLDKALALAPNRFYVLDSRGWLAYQQGDYETAEAYLKQALSIQMDGEVLLHLIQTEWKLGKKDVAAELWNAHHEKFPENEALQQILQKLSSE; this is encoded by the coding sequence GTGCCAAGTTTGATTCATAAAACAATACGAAAAAGCTGGGTGTGGGGCGTGTGTTTGGCTGGGGTTTTCCAGTTGACAGCTTGCAGTCAGTTCCCGAAAGAAGAGGCGACGACGCCTGAGAGTACGCCGGTTGAACAACCCACGGAAGAGACGGCCCAAACACCTGAGGCCGAGACGGAAGTCCCGCCGGTTAAGGTGCCGTCCGCCGAGATGGAACCGGAAACCATGTATAAGATCATGGTAGGGGAAATGCTTGTTCAGAAAGGGCAACGGGCGAGCGCCTTCGGAGTCTTGTATCCGGTGGCGAAGAAAACCCGTGACCCAGGCCTGGCGGAAAGGGTCTTTCAATTGTCGATGGCAACTTATGACCTGAATGCCATTCAGGAAGCGGCGAAACTGTGGCGCGATGTCTCGCCGGACAAGGTCATGGCCTGGAAGGCGTCGTATCTGATTTCGGTGCGGGAAGGCAAAGTGGGCGAGGCGCTGGAGTTCTGGCAACGTTATCGCACCTTATCGGACGTGAGCTTGGAGCAGGACTTGATTGCAACGGCGATTCGAGTGACCCAAGCAGCGCAACCGACCTACGGTCTGGAATTTCTATCCGGCTTGAAAGACTTGTACCCGGATGAACCGGCCGCGGTGTTCGGCTTGGGGTCGGCGGCGGAAGGCTATCGGGTCTACGATGTGGCGATTTCCAATCTGGAAGACGCCAGCGAACGTTATAAAAAGCGTTGGAAACAGAACGAGGACGACTTCACGGCGGAAAAATTGTATCGCGAGTCCAACCATTTGTTGGCCAATGCCTATTTGAAATCCAATCAAGCCTTGCTGGGCTTGAAACGTCTGTCGCCGTATATTAACGAAAACACCGATGACTGGCTGATGCAGGAACGCTTTGCGCGCTTGGAAGTGAAGGCCGGGTATTTTGATGAGGCGGAAAAACGCTATCTGCGCATTGTCGAAAACGAACCGAAAGCCTATACCTCGAAATTGTCGGTGGCTTTGTTGCGTTTGGAGCGTGATGATTATGCCGGTGCGGACACTCTGTTGAAGGATTTGCAAGGAATCCCGCAATATCGTTCAACGGCCAACTATTACCTTGGGTTGTCGGCACAGGAACAAGGACAACTTGAAGACGCCATTTCGTATTATAAGCGCATCAACACCTCCGATTACTTGGTGGATGCCAAGCTGCACATCGCCGAGATTGAGTTTTCCAAAATCGGTCTGGAGCGCACCATCGAGAATCTGGAAGCGATTCAGTCCGACCAGCCGGAAGATCAGGTGAAGATCCTGCGCGGCAAAGCGATTTTCTACAACATTGCCGGTGAAAAGCAGAAAGCGATTGACGAATATCAACAAGCCATCGATATTGACGATCAGAGAGCCGATCTTTATTTGATGCAGTCGATGTTATATTACGATCTCAAACAGTTCGATGCTTATGAAGAGAATTTGGAAAAAGCCCTGGCCATCAACCCGAATGATGTTGATGCCTTGAATGCGCTGGGTTACTTCTTTGTGGAGCAGGGGCGTGATTTGGATCGCGCCCAGCAATTGCTGGATAAGGCTTTGGCGCTGGCACCAAACCGTTTTTATGTGCTTGACAGCCGGGGCTGGCTTGCCTATCAGCAAGGCGATTATGAAACCGCCGAGGCCTATTTGAAGCAGGCGTTGTCGATTCAGATGGATGGCGAAGTTCTATTACACTTGATTCAGACCGAATGGAAGCTCGGCAAAAAAGATGTCGCCGCCGAGCTTTGGAATGCACATCATGAGAAGTTTCCGGAGAACGAAGCCCTGCAACAGATTTTGCAGAAGTTGTCCTCCGAATAA
- a CDS encoding motility-associated protein — protein sequence MISKPFSILVILGSMIGGFLMAGGSLISLWHPAELVIILGLGLGVFFGSTPVYVWLKTFTYIGRYFGGGRVNKKIYIEVLGLLDELSRLARSQGLLALENHVVSPENSSIFAKYPLVLKHKELKKFVVDNFSYLLLNPPQSLNFENYLHDQIEDIMQSMMEVPKATGKIANLMPGFGIIAAVMGVILTMNLLGGDMDVAAIGNSIGAALVGTLTGIFVAFAAIAPFTHSVEVMIRQDKAIFIVVASYLTAFAHGVSPSMAMEIGRQRVPPEFEVPREG from the coding sequence ATGATTTCAAAACCTTTTTCAATACTTGTCATCCTGGGTAGCATGATCGGGGGCTTCCTGATGGCGGGCGGCTCGTTGATTTCGCTGTGGCACCCGGCGGAATTGGTGATTATCCTCGGCTTGGGCTTGGGGGTCTTTTTCGGTTCTACGCCGGTGTATGTCTGGTTGAAGACGTTTACCTATATCGGTCGCTACTTTGGTGGTGGGCGCGTCAATAAAAAAATCTATATTGAAGTGTTGGGCCTATTGGACGAACTGTCGCGTTTGGCGCGTTCCCAAGGCCTGCTGGCTTTGGAAAATCATGTGGTTTCGCCGGAAAACAGCTCGATTTTCGCCAAGTATCCATTGGTGCTGAAGCACAAGGAATTGAAAAAATTTGTGGTCGACAATTTCAGTTATCTGCTGTTGAATCCACCGCAATCGTTGAATTTTGAAAATTACCTGCACGACCAAATCGAAGACATTATGCAGTCGATGATGGAAGTGCCGAAAGCCACCGGCAAAATTGCCAATTTGATGCCCGGTTTCGGGATTATCGCCGCCGTTATGGGGGTGATTTTGACGATGAACCTGTTGGGGGGCGACATGGATGTGGCCGCCATCGGTAACTCCATTGGGGCGGCGTTGGTCGGTACCCTGACAGGGATTTTCGTGGCGTTTGCCGCGATTGCTCCGTTTACGCATTCGGTCGAGGTGATGATTCGCCAAGATAAGGCGATTTTCATTGTCGTGGCCTCGTATTTGACGGCCTTTGCCCATGGCGTTTCACCGAGTATGGCGATGGAGATCGGTCGTCAGCGTGTGCCGCCGGAATTTGAAGTGCCGCGTGAAGGGTAA
- a CDS encoding HesA/MoeB/ThiF family protein, translating into MTSDKTELNDAELSRYSRQILLSDVDYDGQLTLTQSHAVIFGLGGLGSPAALYLASAGVGKLTLVDFDQVDDSNLQRQVIHREANIGQDKVASAKTNLQALNHHIEISTVATKLTEAELADLVAMADVVLDCTDNFESRFALNRQCRRHGVPLVSGAAIRWEGQLTTYDFRQAETPCYQCLYKEEQGQELTCSQNGVLAPVVGMVGSMQAIEAIKVLLTLPTLMGKLMIMDAHTMQFRTLNLPKDPDCKTCRD; encoded by the coding sequence ATGACCTCCGATAAAACCGAACTCAACGATGCGGAATTGTCCCGCTACAGCCGTCAGATTTTGTTATCGGATGTCGATTATGACGGTCAACTGACCCTGACTCAATCGCATGCCGTCATTTTCGGCCTAGGCGGTTTAGGTTCGCCGGCGGCACTTTATTTGGCTTCAGCCGGCGTCGGAAAACTGACACTTGTGGATTTCGATCAAGTCGATGACTCCAACCTGCAACGTCAGGTGATTCATCGTGAAGCCAATATCGGCCAGGACAAGGTGGCGTCGGCCAAAACCAACCTTCAAGCGCTGAATCATCACATTGAAATTTCGACCGTTGCCACCAAACTCACGGAAGCCGAACTGGCCGATTTGGTCGCAATGGCGGACGTGGTGCTCGATTGCACCGACAATTTTGAAAGCCGTTTCGCCTTGAATCGTCAATGCCGGCGCCACGGCGTGCCGTTGGTATCCGGCGCGGCCATCCGCTGGGAGGGTCAACTCACCACCTACGATTTTCGCCAAGCGGAGACACCCTGTTATCAGTGTTTATATAAGGAAGAGCAAGGTCAGGAATTGACCTGCAGTCAGAACGGCGTTTTGGCACCCGTGGTGGGCATGGTGGGCTCCATGCAAGCCATTGAAGCAATTAAGGTACTGCTGACGTTGCCCACTTTAATGGGCAAACTGATGATTATGGACGCACACACCATGCAGTTCCGAACCCTTAATCTCCCTAAGGATCCGGACTGCAAAACCTGCCGCGATTAA